The following are from one region of the Fusarium keratoplasticum isolate Fu6.1 chromosome 4, whole genome shotgun sequence genome:
- a CDS encoding Mannan endo-1,4-beta-mannosidase — protein sequence MSHPTSDDDVEQAMPQIADSGLKVTRVWAFGNTNSGTDQPVYFQFLDTAKKTITINTGANGIARLYAAVTTAEKHSIHLVLPMLNNWGDRGSIKTYRAYFGWTHAEAQQAYKDYVTFIVDRYKDSPTIFSWQLYNEAPVSELQKRWWLCSDDTSLVYAYSFSEGIDFEANLKIPTLDYGTVHIYPIGWSYTYPWGDQWIRGHAALALKYSKPIVLEEYGVESTTSNRTAVLKEWQQTILDSDNTYDSFWQFVTNFPNGANTYDDYAIFYGT from the exons ATGAGCCACCCCACGTCAGACGACGATGTCGAGCAAGCCATGCCTCAGATTGCCGACAGTGGATTGAAAGTCACACGTGTCTGGGCATTTGGGAACACCAACAGTGGTACCGATCAGCCTGTGTACTTTCAGTTCCTCGATACGGCCAAGAAAACCATCACTATCAACACTGGGGCCAACGGCATTGCGCGCCTCTACGCCGCCGTCACTACCGCGGAGAAGCACAGCATTCACCTAGTACTGCCGATGTTGAATAATTGGGGTGACCGGGGCAGCATTAAGACCTACCGTGCTTACTTTGGATGGACCCATGCAGAGGCCCAGCAAGCCTACAAAGACTATGTCACTTTCATCGTCGATCGATACAAGGACTCCCCAACTATATTTTCCTGGCAGCTCTACAACGAGGCTCCAGTGTCAGAACTGCAAAAGCGGT GGTGGCTCTGTTCGGACGACACCAGTCTCGTCTACGCGTACTCTTTCTCCGAGGGTATTGATTTCGAAGCCAATCTGAAGATCCCCACACTTGACTACGGGACGGTACATATATACCCCATCGGTTGGAGTTACACGTACCCTTGGGGCGACCAATGGATTCGTGGCCATGCAGCACTGGCACTCAAGTATAGCAAGCCCATCGTTCTGGAAGAATACGGTGTCGAGAGCACAACCTCAAACCGCACGGCTGTGCTGAAGGAGTGGCAACAAACCATCCTGGACAGCGACAATACGTACGACAGCTTTTGGCAATTCGTGACGAACTTTCCCAATGGTGCGAATACTTACGACGACTACGCGATTTTCTATGGTACATAA